The Pelistega ratti genome window below encodes:
- a CDS encoding serine hydrolase, which translates to MPFLTKKALSLGTLCLLLAMPIAYANNSIPANISTMAESGGYIHSEVALVMSLDDNQVHYAKNMNTVRPIASITKLMTALVITRSKVNLDEIITITDEDIDRLKSSSSRLMVGTSLTRRDALHLALMSSENRAAHALARTYPGGVNAFVREMNLMARHIGMTRSRFVEPTGLSPLNVASPQDLVRLLQATSKEKLIHQLSTSDDHTIIARNGRPLQYHNTNRLVRNNDWNINISKTGYIREAGNCLVMISKVEGKDMAIVLLNAENRNTRFTDAIRVRHIVQNDYPSLY; encoded by the coding sequence ATGCCATTTTTGACTAAAAAAGCCCTTAGTTTAGGCACATTATGCTTATTGCTTGCTATGCCAATAGCCTATGCTAATAATAGTATCCCTGCCAATATTTCAACTATGGCAGAAAGCGGAGGCTATATTCATTCTGAAGTTGCCTTAGTGATGTCATTGGATGATAATCAGGTACATTATGCTAAAAATATGAATACTGTTCGTCCGATTGCTTCAATCACTAAGCTCATGACTGCCTTAGTAATTACTCGCTCTAAGGTAAATTTGGATGAAATCATTACGATTACAGATGAAGATATTGACCGTCTCAAATCTTCTAGTTCTCGCTTAATGGTAGGTACATCACTTACTCGTCGTGATGCTTTACATCTTGCCTTAATGTCTTCTGAAAATCGTGCTGCTCATGCGCTAGCACGTACTTACCCCGGTGGGGTCAATGCCTTTGTCAGAGAAATGAATCTTATGGCTCGTCATATTGGTATGACAAGAAGTCGTTTTGTTGAACCAACAGGGCTTTCTCCGCTTAATGTTGCCTCTCCTCAAGATTTAGTCCGCCTTTTGCAAGCGACATCAAAAGAAAAACTTATCCATCAATTATCTACAAGCGATGACCATACTATTATTGCTCGCAATGGACGCCCCCTACAATATCATAATACGAATCGCTTAGTACGAAATAATGATTGGAATATTAATATTTCTAAAACAGGCTATATTCGAGAAGCAGGTAATTGCTTAGTGATGATTTCTAAGGTAGAGGGTAAAGATATGGCAATTGTCTTATTGAATGCCGAAAATAGAAATACTCGCTTTACAGATGCCATTCGAGTTCGTCATATTGTACAAAACGATTACCCTTCTTTATACTAA
- a CDS encoding dienelactone hydrolase family protein — translation MSVFTIERALQPQGGGIAQLFFIFTDQVDTQEMDGFCQTIAKTFPSAGIVVAIPSNALLHYTHIQQKINLSEEDLKAFVSTHQQDIQGFIKSFQSHFQIEPNATALIGIGQMGSLVLELSKLEEPLAGRILSFGARFAELPEEALSLNQTIHFLHAKNDTLVDSQYAIDAHEKLAQLEGDATIDIANNVSNSFNDVLVKQMINRLLTCVPLRYWKEAQQAQVLDTQPATEKDLIH, via the coding sequence ATGTCAGTTTTTACAATTGAACGTGCATTACAACCCCAAGGAGGCGGCATTGCACAGTTATTTTTTATTTTTACGGATCAGGTAGATACCCAAGAGATGGATGGATTTTGTCAAACCATTGCTAAAACCTTTCCTTCTGCTGGTATTGTTGTGGCTATTCCAAGTAATGCCTTGCTACATTACACACATATTCAACAAAAAATAAATCTTTCAGAAGAAGATTTAAAAGCGTTTGTTAGTACCCATCAGCAAGATATACAGGGATTTATTAAATCTTTTCAGTCTCATTTTCAGATAGAGCCTAATGCAACAGCACTGATAGGAATAGGGCAAATGGGAAGCCTTGTACTAGAGTTAAGTAAACTAGAAGAGCCTTTAGCTGGGAGAATACTAAGTTTTGGGGCTAGATTTGCTGAATTGCCAGAGGAAGCATTATCTTTAAACCAAACTATTCATTTTTTACATGCTAAGAATGATACCTTAGTAGATTCACAGTATGCGATAGATGCACATGAGAAACTTGCTCAATTAGAGGGTGATGCCACGATTGATATTGCTAATAATGTGTCAAACTCTTTTAATGATGTATTGGTGAAACAAATGATAAATCGCTTATTAACGTGTGTACCTTTACGCTATTGGAAAGAAGCACAGCAAGCACAAGTTCTTGATACCCAGCCAGCCACAGAAAAAGATCTTATTCACTAA
- a CDS encoding GatB/YqeY domain-containing protein, whose protein sequence is MSLKQRVSDAVKEAMRAKQSARLATLRFLQAAIKQKEVDERIELADTDIVAIIEKQIKQRKESITAFENAGRTETAEAEKAELAVLSEFLPEQASDEELAAEVAKVVAELSAQGITGNPAMGKAMGILKPKLAGRADMAKVSQLLKTALS, encoded by the coding sequence ATGTCATTAAAACAACGTGTAAGTGATGCTGTTAAAGAAGCAATGCGTGCTAAGCAATCTGCTCGTCTTGCCACACTTCGTTTCTTACAGGCAGCGATTAAGCAAAAAGAAGTCGATGAACGTATTGAGCTTGCCGATACCGATATTGTCGCTATTATCGAAAAGCAAATTAAACAACGTAAAGAGTCTATCACTGCCTTTGAAAATGCAGGACGCACTGAGACAGCAGAAGCCGAAAAAGCAGAATTAGCGGTATTGAGTGAGTTTTTACCTGAACAAGCATCAGATGAAGAGTTAGCCGCCGAAGTTGCCAAAGTTGTAGCAGAATTATCTGCTCAAGGTATTACAGGCAATCCTGCTATGGGTAAAGCCATGGGGATTCTTAAACCCAAGTTAGCAGGACGTGCTGATATGGCAAAAGTGTCTCAATTACTTAAAACAGCACTAAGCTAA
- the dinB gene encoding DNA polymerase IV: MRKIIHIDMDAFYASVELREQPHLKGLPVVVAWEGPRSVVCAASYEARKFGLRSAMSVVQAKKLCPNAIFIPPHFDLYRSVSQQIRQIFEQYTPLIEPLSLDEAYLDVTQNLQNIPSATEVAQRIRADIMAQTQLTASAGVAPNKFIAKIASDWNKPNGIYVVPPQKVMAFLMPLPLEKIPGVGKVTLAKFHQLKMYTIQDMASCSVDELVHYFGKYGFRLYDLARGIDNRPVQERQLTKQISVERTFDVDIRIQDMESVFQHLCQSLWERTLRKKRFGRSLTVKLKNAEFKVITRSKTFDIAFQSEEDIERIGRGILTELIHEMPTQYFRLLGIGLSSFEDEQVQQLALL; this comes from the coding sequence ATGCGTAAAATTATACATATTGATATGGATGCTTTTTATGCTTCTGTTGAGCTAAGAGAGCAACCTCATCTTAAAGGTTTACCCGTTGTTGTTGCTTGGGAGGGGCCTCGTTCGGTGGTATGTGCGGCTTCTTATGAAGCAAGAAAATTTGGCTTGCGTTCGGCGATGTCTGTTGTACAAGCTAAAAAACTTTGCCCTAATGCGATTTTTATTCCTCCTCATTTTGATTTATATCGTTCTGTATCGCAACAAATACGACAAATTTTTGAGCAATATACCCCCTTAATTGAACCGTTATCGCTAGATGAAGCCTATTTAGATGTTACTCAAAATTTACAAAATATCCCCTCTGCAACAGAAGTTGCTCAACGGATTCGAGCTGATATCATGGCACAAACACAGCTAACAGCATCAGCAGGTGTTGCGCCTAATAAATTTATTGCTAAAATTGCTTCGGATTGGAATAAACCAAATGGTATCTATGTTGTCCCCCCTCAAAAAGTGATGGCATTTTTGATGCCCTTACCATTAGAAAAAATTCCGGGAGTGGGTAAGGTAACATTAGCAAAATTTCATCAATTAAAAATGTACACCATACAAGATATGGCAAGCTGTAGTGTGGATGAATTAGTACATTATTTTGGTAAGTATGGCTTTCGATTATATGATTTAGCCAGAGGCATTGATAATCGACCTGTACAAGAGCGTCAATTAACTAAGCAAATTTCTGTAGAAAGAACGTTTGATGTAGATATAAGAATTCAAGATATGGAGAGTGTTTTTCAGCATCTTTGTCAATCACTTTGGGAGCGGACATTACGCAAAAAACGTTTTGGAAGAAGTTTAACGGTTAAATTAAAAAATGCTGAATTTAAAGTTATTACACGAAGTAAAACATTTGATATTGCCTTTCAGAGTGAAGAGGATATTGAACGAATAGGGCGAGGTATTTTGACAGAGCTTATTCATGAAATGCCAACGCAGTATTTTCGTTTATTAGGAATAGGGTTAAGTTCTTTTGAAGATGAACAAGTGCAACAATTAGCACTGTTATGA
- a CDS encoding UvrD-helicase domain-containing protein, with protein sequence MHKDELFAHLEKNPLTTKQYEACASQAKTTLVLAGAGTGKTSTLMGRIVYLWEKGLNQAHQILPLAFAVDAAHEIQSRIEKVATSVGGFSLEGFQARTFHSLGLYIVSAVEGQQPLVSTLIDENSLLSFFQMHFSQLRKENLSYREWLYQYYTFYDEQSSRRTLNDDYVLNQTELRIANRLYFLGIPYCYHAHYEKDIYLDKPYQPYCCTFYLPDRKLYIDVLDCKETELSLEQQQRQQKLNNIHQHYGTNYQIFYADDEVMFEPSTIYTDPMLSHSVGRMDSLLKLLINLFLYLKSMGYSSQWLKTYLQENQTHSDEKTFPLLKQYCLYALLYPLWQAYEDYLKDEKSIDFDGMINKAKQYIKEGRFIVPWQDILIDEFQDISLARLQLIQAMREQNPAIRLFCVGDDWQTIYQFAGSELTYIRDIAQYFGEVKVVSLDTTFRFHQQLGDISSTFVQQNPRQYQKELRSFDTRIRNSVFLVPQNTEHKNIETVFAHVLYDLQIDAPKTCLILARFNHQLPDEMTLNRWQTSYPLLLFRCASIHASKGTEADIVIIVDVNSGEEGLPSEKQDRLALFKCKEETFLYAEERRVFYVALTRARERVYLCYDVQNISPFIEEIQQRHAFIQRIKKSNDHSIKKQSWVKWFSGWRDRLMKSLEK encoded by the coding sequence ATGCATAAAGATGAACTATTTGCCCATTTAGAAAAAAATCCATTAACAACTAAACAATATGAGGCTTGTGCTTCTCAAGCAAAAACAACACTGGTACTAGCAGGCGCAGGAACGGGTAAAACCAGTACGCTTATGGGGAGAATTGTTTATTTATGGGAAAAGGGATTGAACCAAGCTCACCAGATTTTACCGCTAGCATTTGCGGTAGATGCGGCACATGAAATCCAATCACGTATTGAAAAGGTTGCTACTTCTGTGGGTGGGTTCTCTTTAGAGGGATTTCAAGCAAGGACATTTCATAGTTTAGGCTTATATATTGTGAGTGCTGTAGAGGGACAACAACCTTTGGTAAGTACCTTGATAGATGAAAATAGCCTGTTATCTTTTTTTCAGATGCATTTTTCCCAGTTAAGAAAAGAGAATTTATCTTATCGAGAGTGGCTCTATCAGTATTACACTTTTTATGATGAACAGTCGAGTCGGCGAACATTAAATGATGATTATGTTTTAAATCAGACAGAATTAAGGATAGCGAATCGCTTGTACTTTTTAGGCATACCTTATTGTTACCATGCACATTATGAAAAGGATATCTATTTAGATAAGCCTTATCAACCATATTGTTGTACTTTTTATTTACCTGATAGAAAACTCTATATAGATGTATTGGACTGTAAAGAAACTGAATTATCCTTAGAACAGCAACAACGACAACAAAAGTTAAACAATATTCATCAACACTACGGTACTAACTATCAGATATTCTATGCCGATGATGAGGTAATGTTTGAACCATCCACTATTTATACAGATCCAATGCTTTCGCATAGTGTCGGTCGGATGGATAGCTTACTTAAACTATTAATCAACTTATTTCTTTATTTAAAATCAATGGGTTATTCTTCTCAATGGTTAAAAACATATTTACAAGAAAATCAAACCCATTCAGACGAAAAAACCTTTCCTTTACTGAAACAATATTGTCTATATGCCTTACTATACCCATTATGGCAAGCGTATGAAGATTATTTAAAAGACGAAAAGAGTATTGACTTTGATGGCATGATTAATAAAGCAAAACAATATATTAAAGAGGGGCGGTTTATTGTGCCTTGGCAAGATATTTTGATTGATGAATTTCAAGATATTTCACTCGCTCGTTTACAGTTAATTCAGGCGATGAGAGAGCAAAATCCTGCGATTCGTTTATTCTGTGTGGGGGATGATTGGCAAACGATTTACCAATTTGCTGGTAGTGAATTAACGTATATCCGTGATATTGCTCAGTATTTTGGTGAGGTAAAGGTGGTATCTTTAGATACGACTTTTCGGTTTCATCAACAATTAGGGGATATTAGTAGTACCTTTGTTCAACAAAATCCTCGCCAGTATCAAAAGGAACTACGTAGTTTTGATACCCGTATTCGTAATTCAGTATTCTTAGTGCCGCAAAATACAGAACATAAAAATATAGAGACTGTCTTTGCTCATGTATTATATGATTTGCAAATTGATGCACCCAAAACATGCTTAATTCTGGCACGATTTAATCATCAATTGCCTGATGAAATGACGCTGAATAGATGGCAGACAAGCTATCCCTTACTCTTATTTCGTTGTGCGAGTATTCATGCCTCTAAAGGGACAGAAGCAGATATTGTGATTATAGTAGATGTTAATAGTGGGGAAGAGGGATTACCATCAGAGAAACAGGATCGTTTAGCCTTATTTAAGTGTAAGGAAGAGACTTTTTTATATGCTGAAGAAAGACGCGTATTTTACGTTGCCTTAACGCGTGCCAGAGAGCGAGTTTATCTTTGTTATGATGTACAAAATATCTCCCCCTTTATTGAGGAAATCCAACAACGACATGCCTTTATTCAGCGTATAAAAAAATCAAATGACCATTCTATTAAAAAACAATCATGGGTAAAATGGTTTAGTGGGTGGCGTGATCGTTTGATGAAAAGTTTAGAAAAGTAA
- the putP gene encoding sodium/proline symporter PutP — MNLNPMYITFTLYIVAVIGIGIAAYLATRNFGDYILGGRRLGGFVTGMAAGASDMSGWLLMGLPGAIYAAGLVEAWIAIGLTIGAYFNWLLVSGRLRVHTEFNNDALTLPEYFSSRFGEYGLLLKIISAAIILVFFAIYSASGVVAGARLFELLFEIDYQKALWLGAGATIIYTFIGGFLAVSWSDSLQATLMLFALIFTPIAVYLSLGGVDEVNAAFAAASSKVGQDVTSLLPESASFLAVISAAAWGLGYLGQPHILARFMAAENVKTLVNARRISMTWMILCLLGAVLVGYYGIAYFDAHPDQVGALQGNSERIFMALATLLFNPWIAGIILSGILAAVMSTLSAQLLVCSSALTEDFYKGLIRPNASQQELVWIGRLMVLAVAVIALVLAQNPDSKVLGLVSYAWAGFGAAFGPVVIFSVFWKRMTALGALSGMIAGAVVVVLWKSLNTGLYEIIPGFIACSVVLVLVSLSTKVPKDVIERFEKADQEYKKQANA; from the coding sequence ATGAATTTAAACCCAATGTATATTACATTCACCCTCTATATTGTGGCGGTGATTGGTATTGGTATTGCGGCTTATCTTGCCACACGTAATTTTGGTGATTATATCTTAGGTGGACGCCGTTTAGGTGGCTTTGTTACGGGTATGGCTGCTGGTGCTTCGGATATGTCAGGTTGGTTGCTGATGGGGCTACCGGGTGCCATTTATGCGGCTGGTTTAGTAGAAGCATGGATTGCGATTGGTCTAACGATTGGTGCGTATTTTAACTGGTTATTAGTATCTGGTCGTTTGCGTGTTCATACTGAGTTTAATAATGATGCACTTACCTTACCAGAGTATTTTTCAAGTCGCTTTGGTGAGTATGGGTTATTACTTAAAATTATTTCAGCAGCTATTATTCTTGTATTCTTTGCTATTTATAGTGCTTCAGGGGTTGTAGCAGGCGCTCGCCTATTTGAATTATTATTTGAAATTGACTACCAAAAAGCACTTTGGTTAGGGGCGGGAGCAACCATTATTTATACCTTTATTGGTGGTTTCTTAGCGGTGTCTTGGAGCGATAGTTTACAAGCAACTTTGATGTTGTTTGCTTTAATCTTTACACCGATTGCTGTTTACCTTTCTTTAGGTGGTGTGGATGAAGTAAATGCAGCATTTGCAGCTGCTTCTAGTAAGGTAGGACAAGATGTAACGAGTTTATTACCAGAAAGTGCTAGTTTCTTAGCTGTTATCTCTGCAGCGGCATGGGGATTAGGTTATTTGGGTCAGCCACATATCTTAGCGCGTTTTATGGCAGCAGAGAATGTTAAAACCTTAGTAAATGCTCGCCGTATCAGTATGACATGGATGATTCTTTGCTTATTGGGTGCGGTATTAGTTGGTTATTATGGTATTGCTTACTTTGATGCACATCCAGATCAAGTAGGTGCGCTGCAAGGTAACTCTGAACGTATCTTTATGGCATTAGCAACCCTTTTATTTAATCCTTGGATTGCGGGTATCATTCTATCTGGTATTTTAGCGGCAGTAATGAGTACATTAAGTGCTCAGTTATTAGTTTGCTCATCTGCATTAACAGAAGACTTTTATAAAGGGCTTATTCGTCCGAATGCAAGCCAGCAAGAATTAGTTTGGATTGGTCGTTTGATGGTATTAGCCGTTGCGGTAATTGCTTTAGTGCTTGCCCAAAACCCCGATAGTAAGGTACTTGGTCTTGTTTCTTATGCGTGGGCTGGTTTTGGTGCGGCATTTGGTCCTGTGGTGATTTTCTCTGTATTCTGGAAACGTATGACTGCATTAGGTGCTTTATCAGGTATGATAGCAGGAGCAGTGGTTGTTGTTTTATGGAAAAGTTTAAATACTGGTTTATATGAAATTATTCCGGGATTTATTGCTTGCTCAGTGGTATTAGTCTTAGTTTCTTTATCGACTAAAGTACCTAAGGACGTTATTGAACGCTTTGAAAAAGCAGATCAAGAGTATAAAAAACAAGCAAATGCTTAG
- the clpA gene encoding ATP-dependent Clp protease ATP-binding subunit ClpA — protein sequence MISQALELTIQKAFIMARASRHEFITVEHLLLALLDNISAKEVLEGCDADLVMLHKKLADFIEENTPKVSESVEDEQVDTQPTLGFQRIIQRAVLSQSDKAKQGNGVEGADILVAMFAEKDTHAVFFLEEQGVTRLKVMQFIAHGPEEVAEEVVATEQEEEKSHQPSALEQYAVNYNQLAQAGKIDPLIGRDTELARVIQVLCRRRKNNPLLVGEAGVGKTAIAEGLALSIVHHKVPPVLKDAVVYGLDIGSLLAGTKFRGDFEQRLKNLLKALEALPQAILFIDEIHTIIGAGSTSGSPMDASNLLKPALSSGRLRCMGATTYQEYRRIFEKDHALSRRFQKIDIHEPSIEDTITILKGLKSHFEAHHQIQYDDEALVAAVELSARYMNDRHLPDKAIDVMDEAGAAQRLLPETEQKSLIGREEIEAVISKMANIPTQTVSVDDIGKLATLEKDLKTLVFGQDKAIEALTDVIKMSRSGLGKLDKPIGSFLFSGPTGVGKTEVAKQLAKLLGVELIRFDMSEYMERHAVSRLIGSPPGYVGFEQGGLLTEAVTKNPHAVLLLDEIEKAHTDIFNILLQVMDNGTLTDNNGRKADFRHVVIIMTTNAGAQLLNTNAIGFNNTRQAGDEMIEIKKIFTPEFRNRLDAIIPFAPLSKDIILRVVDKFLLELEQQLQAKKVEVLFADTVRHYLVEKGFDPVMGARPMQRLIQQMIRKALAEELLFGRLKEGGFVYVDMNDVKEVTLSFDMPTHLRQPETKQDELLI from the coding sequence ATGATTTCCCAAGCGTTAGAATTAACCATACAAAAAGCATTTATTATGGCAAGAGCCTCTCGCCATGAGTTTATAACAGTGGAACATTTGCTTTTAGCCTTACTGGATAATATTTCAGCCAAGGAAGTATTAGAAGGGTGTGATGCAGATTTGGTGATGCTACATAAAAAACTTGCTGATTTTATAGAAGAAAATACACCAAAAGTTAGTGAGTCGGTAGAAGATGAGCAAGTCGATACACAGCCTACACTTGGTTTTCAACGAATAATCCAGCGAGCAGTTTTATCGCAAAGTGATAAAGCTAAGCAAGGAAATGGCGTAGAAGGGGCAGATATTTTGGTGGCAATGTTTGCTGAGAAAGATACGCACGCTGTTTTTTTCTTAGAAGAGCAAGGGGTAACTCGACTTAAAGTGATGCAGTTTATTGCTCATGGTCCTGAAGAGGTAGCAGAAGAAGTAGTAGCAACAGAGCAAGAGGAAGAAAAGTCTCATCAACCATCTGCGTTAGAGCAATATGCGGTTAATTATAATCAATTGGCTCAAGCAGGTAAAATTGATCCTTTAATTGGCCGTGATACTGAATTAGCCAGAGTTATTCAAGTATTATGCCGTCGTCGCAAGAATAATCCTTTATTGGTAGGTGAAGCAGGTGTTGGTAAAACAGCGATTGCCGAAGGATTAGCATTAAGCATTGTTCATCATAAAGTTCCCCCTGTTTTAAAAGATGCGGTCGTTTATGGCTTGGATATAGGTAGTTTGCTAGCGGGTACTAAATTTAGAGGGGATTTTGAGCAACGTCTTAAAAACTTACTAAAAGCCTTAGAAGCTTTACCACAGGCAATTTTATTTATTGATGAAATTCATACAATTATTGGTGCAGGATCAACCTCTGGTAGTCCTATGGATGCCTCTAATTTACTTAAACCAGCATTATCTTCAGGACGGCTTCGCTGTATGGGAGCAACAACCTATCAAGAATATCGCCGTATTTTTGAAAAAGATCATGCGCTTTCTCGCCGCTTTCAAAAAATAGATATTCATGAGCCTAGTATTGAAGATACGATTACTATCTTAAAGGGGTTAAAATCACATTTTGAAGCACATCATCAAATTCAATATGATGATGAGGCATTAGTAGCAGCGGTTGAATTATCTGCACGTTATATGAATGACCGTCATTTACCAGATAAAGCCATTGATGTGATGGACGAAGCAGGAGCAGCCCAACGATTGTTACCAGAGACTGAACAAAAATCTTTGATTGGACGAGAGGAAATAGAAGCTGTTATCAGTAAAATGGCAAATATTCCGACACAAACGGTATCGGTAGATGATATTGGTAAATTGGCAACATTAGAAAAAGATCTTAAAACCCTTGTGTTTGGTCAAGATAAAGCCATTGAAGCCCTAACAGATGTTATTAAAATGTCGCGTTCTGGTTTAGGCAAACTAGATAAACCCATTGGCTCATTCCTCTTTTCTGGTCCAACAGGGGTTGGTAAAACAGAAGTCGCCAAACAGCTAGCCAAGCTATTGGGGGTAGAGCTTATCCGATTTGATATGTCAGAATATATGGAACGTCATGCGGTTTCTCGATTAATTGGTTCTCCTCCCGGTTATGTGGGTTTTGAACAAGGTGGTTTATTAACCGAGGCTGTGACTAAAAATCCTCATGCTGTTTTATTATTAGATGAAATTGAAAAAGCCCATACAGATATTTTTAATATCTTGTTGCAGGTGATGGATAATGGTACGCTAACTGATAATAACGGGCGTAAGGCTGATTTTCGTCATGTCGTGATTATTATGACGACAAATGCAGGGGCACAATTATTAAATACAAATGCTATTGGCTTTAATAATACTCGTCAAGCAGGGGATGAGATGATTGAAATTAAAAAGATTTTTACCCCTGAATTTAGAAATCGTCTTGATGCGATTATTCCTTTTGCCCCCTTATCAAAAGATATTATTCTGCGTGTTGTGGATAAGTTCCTATTAGAATTAGAGCAGCAACTTCAAGCGAAAAAAGTAGAAGTGCTTTTTGCTGATACGGTCAGACATTATTTGGTTGAAAAAGGATTTGATCCTGTGATGGGAGCAAGACCAATGCAACGCCTTATCCAGCAAATGATTCGTAAAGCATTAGCCGAAGAATTATTATTTGGTCGTTTAAAAGAGGGTGGTTTTGTTTATGTCGATATGAATGATGTAAAAGAAGTTACACTTTCTTTTGATATGCCTACACATCTTCGACAACCAGAGACAAAACAAGATGAATTATTAATTTAA
- the clpS gene encoding ATP-dependent Clp protease adapter ClpS codes for MTSATLTETHHQTRLKPPTPYAVVLLNDDYTPMDFVVDVLKLFFNKTEDEATVIMLEVHYKGKGVCGIYTKDIAATKVSQVNQYAREHEYPLMCTMQAM; via the coding sequence ATGACAAGCGCGACTCTGACGGAAACCCATCACCAGACACGGTTAAAGCCCCCAACCCCCTATGCAGTGGTACTCTTAAATGATGACTATACACCTATGGATTTTGTGGTGGATGTCTTAAAATTATTTTTTAATAAAACAGAAGATGAAGCAACGGTCATAATGTTGGAAGTTCACTACAAAGGTAAGGGGGTATGCGGTATTTATACAAAAGATATTGCCGCCACTAAGGTCTCTCAAGTGAATCAATATGCAAGAGAACATGAGTATCCGTTGATGTGTACAATGCAAGCGATGTAA
- a CDS encoding cold-shock protein: MTDTTLETIGQHQGTVKWFNDAKGFGFITLDGSSEDLFAHFSAINMEGFKTLKEGQRVNFDLAEGPKGKLALNITSIG, from the coding sequence ATGACAGATACTACACTAGAAACAATTGGACAACATCAAGGAACCGTTAAATGGTTTAATGATGCTAAAGGCTTTGGATTTATCACATTAGATGGTAGCTCAGAAGATCTTTTTGCGCATTTCTCTGCTATCAATATGGAAGGCTTTAAAACCCTAAAAGAAGGACAACGTGTCAATTTTGATTTAGCAGAAGGCCCTAAAGGGAAGTTAGCCCTTAATATCACAAGTATTGGCTAG
- a CDS encoding DUF192 domain-containing protein, whose product MAKTLSIPEAPPHTITLHFPKQILTAEIVNNSTSRAKGLMFRQNLEKNTGMLFVFPDSQRRCFWMKNTFIPLSIAYIDHHHQIIDILDLHPLDETAICSSKPAMFALEVNQGWFDQHHIRVGDTINIPLLSAY is encoded by the coding sequence ATGGCAAAAACATTATCTATACCAGAAGCCCCTCCTCACACCATTACACTCCACTTTCCAAAACAAATATTAACAGCGGAAATAGTAAATAACAGTACCTCACGCGCCAAAGGTCTAATGTTTCGCCAAAATTTAGAAAAAAATACTGGTATGCTCTTTGTTTTTCCCGATAGTCAGCGGCGCTGTTTTTGGATGAAAAATACTTTTATTCCATTATCTATCGCTTATATTGATCATCATCACCAAATTATTGATATTCTTGATTTACACCCCTTAGATGAAACTGCTATCTGTTCATCAAAACCAGCTATGTTTGCCTTAGAAGTTAATCAGGGATGGTTTGACCAGCATCATATTCGTGTCGGTGATACAATAAATATACCTTTACTATCCGCCTATTAA